In Callospermophilus lateralis isolate mCalLat2 chromosome 4, mCalLat2.hap1, whole genome shotgun sequence, one genomic interval encodes:
- the Socs2 gene encoding suppressor of cytokine signaling 2: MTLRCLEPSGNGADGTRSQWGTAGSAEEPAPEAARLAKALRELGQTGWYWGSMTVNEAKEKLKEAPEGTFLIRDSSHSDYLLTISVKTSAGPTNLRIEYQDGKFRLDSIICVKSKLKQFDSVVHLIDYYVQMCKDKRSGPEAPRNGTVHLYLTKPLYTSAPSLQHLCRLTINKCTGTVWGLPLPTRLKDYLEEYKFQV; encoded by the exons ATGACCCTGCGGTGCCTCGAGCCCTCCGGGAATGGCGCGGATGGGACGCGGAGCCAGTGGGGGACCGCTGGGTCAGCCGAGGAACCAGCCCCCGAGGCAGCACGCCTGGCGAAGGCCCTGCGCGAGCTGGGTCAAACAG GATGGTACTGGGGAAGTATGACTGTTAATGAAGCCAAAGAGAAATTAAAAGAGGCGCCAGAAGGAACTTTCTTGATTAGAGATAGTTCGCATTCAGACTACCTACTAACAATATCTGTTAAAACATCAGCTGGACCAACTAATCTGCGAATTGAGTACCAAGATGGGAAATTCAGATTGGATTCTATCATATGTGTCAAGTCCAAGCTTAAGCAATTTGACAGTGTGGTTCATCTGATTGACTACTATGTTCAGATGTGCAAGGATAAACGGTCGGGCCCAGAAGCCCCCCGGAATGGGACTGTTCACCTTTATCTGACCAAACCGCTCTACACATCTGCACCATCTCTTCAGCATCTCTGTCGACTCACCATTAACAAATGTACCGGTACCGTCTGGGGACTGCCTTTACCAACAAGACTAAAAGATTACTTGGAAGAATATAAATTCCAGGTGTAA